A region from the Papaver somniferum cultivar HN1 unplaced genomic scaffold, ASM357369v1 unplaced-scaffold_22, whole genome shotgun sequence genome encodes:
- the LOC113340584 gene encoding kinesin-like protein KIN-14R — protein MISIPMDEENTLETLDVGSTVYDWEKELVSDTAGLLDSFHCMPGSRLVPTGFSKFNSMEDFVVPPEYLTCKNCSTEIEVPYIQKKSTAMFEKKIKELTSQCQMKTNEYYEASMSLTAANEQLEKVRTELDGKMVELHALDKTMEKQAAELNDVSCTHECDKKSWVVAINDLERKIKIMKTEQSQVSHEAHECANSIPDLNQMVSAVQALVAECDDLKSKYLEEQTMRKKLYNQLQESKVEPGPAKKQVDNVELQKLKTMLDKVKQESRSKDESLIKLEDNLQNLEIKARSKDQLCKSQLEKVKELEAQIDSKMAAHKQSEKQVWQLNEKLKGREEICSGLQHKVKELESKLKEGEHMESSALQQKIKVLEIKLKEKAQQQSDPVDLQQKVKELENKLKDREQNADSALLHQKNKELEVKLREREQQLKSTPQLSRSSNFEEYVSESGSQLKVRRKRKLSNGPSSSLVEKNVRPVEAKKARLLPVDPKALARVARTAKTGNVSRLSSHNKKDPIKERDKTRG, from the exons ATGATCTCAATTCCAATGGATGAAGAAAACACATTAGAAACCCTAGATGTTGGTTCTACGGTGTATGATTGGGAGAAAGAGTTAGTATCTGATACAGCCGGTTTACTGGACTCGTTTCATTGTATGCCTGGTTCCAGATTGGTTCCTACTGGGTTTTCAAAATTCAACTCGATGG AGGATTTTGTGGTACCGCCCGAATACCTTACATGCAAGAATTGTTCAACTGAGATTGAAGTTCCTTACATTCAG AAAAAATCGACGGCTATGTTTGAAAAGAAGATAAAAGAATTGACTAGCCAGTGCCAGATGAAGACTAATGAGTACTACGAAGCTTCGATGTCGCTTACAGCTGCCAATGAGCAGTTGGAGAAGGTTCGAACCGAGCTTGATGGCAAGATGGTTGAACTCCATGCTCTTG ATAAAACCATGGAAAAACAAGCAGCGGAGTTGAATGATGTTTCTTGTACACATGAATGTGATAAGAAGTCTTGGGTTGTAGCTATTAATGACTTGGAAAGAAAAATCAAG ATTATGAAAACAGAGCAGTCACAGGTGTCTCATGAAGCCCATGAATGTGCTAATTCGATTCCTGATTTAAATCAAATGGTGTCTGCTGTTCAAGCATTGG TTGCGGAATGTGATGATCTCAAAAGCAAGTACTTGGAGGAACAAACAATGAGAAAGAAACTGTATAACCAACTTCAGGAATCTAAAGTTGAGCCAGGTCCTGCAAAGAAGCAAGTCGACAATGTTGAGCTTCAAAAGTTGAAAACAATG CTTGATAAAGTAAAGCAAGAGTCGAGATCCAAAGACGAGTCCTTAATAAAGTTAGAAGATAACTTACAAAACTTGGAAATTAAAGCGAGATCCAAGGATCAGCTGTGCAAAAGCCAACTGGAAAAAGTTAAAGAACTAGAAGCACAAATAGATTCAAAGATGGCGGCGCACAAACAATCTGAGAAACAAGTTTGGCAACTTAATGAGAAATTGAAGGGCAGAGAAGAAATTTGCAGCGGTCTTCAACACAAGGTCAAAGAGCTCGAAAGTAAACTGAAAGAAGGAGAACACATGGAGTCTTCGGCACTACAACAGAAG ATcaaggtgctcgaaatcaaactGAAAGAGAAAGCTCAGCAGCAATCTGACCCTGTGGACCTTCAACAAAAG GTGAAGGAGCTCGAAAACAAGcttaaagatcgagaacagaatgCGGATTCAGCACTTCTTCATCAAAAG AATAAGGAGCTTGAAGTAAAACTAAGAGAGCGAGAACAACAATTGAAGTCTACGCCCCAACTGTCACGTTCTTCTAATTTCGAGGAATATGTGAGTGAAAGCGGAAGCCAGTTGAAGGTACGAAGGAAAAGAAAACTTAGTAATGGTCCATCCAGTTCTTTGGTCGAGAAGAACGTAAGGCCTGTGGAAGCGAAGAAAGCTAGGCTACTTCCAGTAGATCCTAAAGCATTGGCAAGAGTTGCAAGAACTGCAAAAACAGGGAATGTTTCTCGGCTTTCATCACATAACAAGAAGGATCCTATCAAAGAACGAGATAAGACAAGAGGGTGA
- the LOC113340615 gene encoding phosphoglycerate mutase-like protein 1: MLQGTSSRLRPYLQRKVVVKVSQLGDCYNSLPLHRTKTLHLVRHAQGVHNVEGEKDFTAYKSEEFFDAQLTPLGWEQVDNLHKHVHECGLDKKVELVIVSPLLRTLQTAVGSFGPGGDADGTNVTPLMVANAKYSNRSAISSITSPPFVAVELCREQLGVHPCDRRRSIWEYRTIFPAIDFSLIEDEEDVLWEADVRESRKAVAARGMKFINWLWTRKETEIAVVTHSAFLLQTLSAFGDDCHPTVQKEIHNCFANCELRSVVIVDNGLIGSDTSVTNYPGKIPSGLDLPSAAATNKHPEK; the protein is encoded by the exons ATGCTTCAAGGGACCTCATCTCGACTCCGGCCATATCTACAGAGAAAAGTGGTTGTGAAAGTTTCACAA CTCGGCGACTGCTACAACTCTCTTCCTTTGCACCGTACTAAGACTTTGCATCTG GTGAGGCATGCCCAAGGAGTTCACAATGTTGAAGGAGAAAAGGATTTCACCGCATACAAATCTGAAGAATTTTTTGATGCTCAACTTACTCCTCTAGGATGGGAGCAG GTTGATAACTTGCATAAGCATGTTCATGAATGTGGACTTGATAAGAAGGTTGAATTAGTCATCGTGTCTCCGTTACTAAG GACGTTGCAAACAGCTGTTGGATCATTTGGGCCCGGAGGAGACGCGGATGGGACCAATGTCACGCCACTAATGGTGGCAAATGCAAAATATAGTAATCGTTCTGCAATTTCAAGCATAACTAGTCCACCGTTTGTAGCAGTGGAGCTTTGCCGAGAACAATTG GGTGTTCACCCATGTGATAGGAGGAGAAGTATATGGGAATATCGGACCATCTTTCCTGCGATCGATTTCTCACTG ATAGAAGATGAAGAGGATGTTTTGTGGGAGGCTGATGTAAGGGAGTCGAGAAAAGCTGTTGCTGCCAGGGGAATGAAATTTATCAAttg GTTGTGGACTCGTAAAGAAACAGAGATTGCAGTAGTCACCCATAGCGCATTCTTGCTTCAGACCCTCAGTGCATTTGGAGACGACTGCCACCCGACAGTGCAGAAAGAAATCCACAATTG CTTTGCTAACTGCGAGCTACGTTCTGTGGTGATAGTTGATAATGG TTTGATAGGGTCGGATACTTCAGTTACCAACTATCCTGGAAAGATTCCTAGCGGACTCGATCTTCCTAGTGCTGCTGCAACCAACAAGCACCCAGAAAAATGA